GATTATTCCAGTTCTCTGTGGTCAGTCAATGAGGGAGCAGAGAGAGGGTAGCGGATGTCTCAGCttgatcaaagaacacacacacacacaaggttacatacacacatacacagatttCTACTTGAGACTTGAGTGTCTCTGTCAGGATATGTTCCCTGAGTCTGGGTCTCTTGTCCTGAGTCAGTGTGAAATCAAGATCTGTGCTGTAGGGTTGAATGTTTTCTACTTGTAGAAAAAATTCAATCCTACAGCTCAATCTGTAGCTACAGAGAGTGGCAATAAGAAACTGTGGAGGGGAGGGTGGAATCGGTACGGGGCTGAGagttgacaggaaacagaaagaaaaaagaaaaaacaagtaaGCAAAGAACAGAAAGGAAATTAGAAGGTAGAGATATGATTAAAAGCAAACAGAAAGGCAGGTTTACCACAGGGATGATAGGACACAAGAGTTAATAAAGGCACAGTGGATGAgggggagagaaaaaataaaaatgaaaattgaagaaacaccaggaaatttgtaacaaaaaggaaaagaaagacaaagaaaaatacaataagaagataaaactaaaaaagaaaaaaagggaaggaAGATGCACTGAGATGAAGCTGGAGAACTAAGAGCAGCAAGGCGACCTGAGCACCTGTTGGGGTGGTTTGTGACAGCAGGATTGTACAACAGGGTCATATCCTCGCTTGTGTAACCACTGTCCTGCACACCATGTGCTGTGGGTCAAAACTGATTTGGCCAGATACCAATAGAGGTCCAATCAACAGATGGATCTACGCAGTTCACAAGCAGAATTCACGCACACTATAACGTTAGCCTGAGATCTGCACTGAGTAACTAAGAGTCTGCAGCCTCCTGTGAGCTGCAGATGTAGAGCATTTAGTAGAAACAATGCTGAgtttacaaaaaacacaatggcCATGGTAAGACCCTTTGTCATGTTAGTAGTTTCTTCAGTCACTTGATTAAAGGTTACGAGTAGATTAACTTTGAAGCCCCCAAATTCACATCAAATGATTAATTCTCCCTTTATTCATCCATGTCGCTGAATTACCCTAactcctaaccctaacccctcgAACTAAGAGACATGATAGAGATAGATTTTTATGTTCCACAACTTCAGCACCAAACCCCAAGTTATCAAAATATTTGAATGTGTGCAATTTCAAAGTCTTAGAGACTCTTCTGAAGATCTAACTGTGTTTCTACCTCAGTTGAAAAGCAGTTTCCAACACCAAAAGATCCAGTAGGTTTACCTTGTCCGTTGGAATAGTAGATCCACTTCTCTCGGGCTTGAGTTAGTGGTGCAGGTGGTTTCTTTTGAATTGCCTTCTCCATGATGCTGCTCGGGTCCTGCATTGGGCCCTTCTTCAACACCTGAGAGCTCTGCTTCACACTACACACTACGATCACCACCAGcaccagcaacagcagcagtacAATCATCCAGGGCAGGTGCTCGTTTATGTCAAAGTGATTATGGGCGCTTGGTCTTGGGAATCCCCTGCGAGTTGGCCTGTAGGAGCTGGAGGCCCCACCTACGCTATCTTGTCCATTAATCTTTCTTATGCTTGTTTCAACCTTGACTATTTCTTCAGTCCCCAGACCTTCCATTGCCCTCTTGTTAGGCCCTGGGTTTGGGTCAGAATTCAGTTGCCCCCTCTGCAACTCATGGTCCATTGGTTCCTCATGAGCTGTGAGAACTGGAGTCCAATTTGGTGGGGTGAGAGTGCCAGGATGGCTTAGGAGGTGCTCTTCTGCTCGCTGGCTTTTTCCACCCTGGGATTCCTTCAGCTGAATGGCTGCTGACTGGCTGTGGGTACCTGTGTTGAGAGGCAGAGAGGTTGATGGAGACACAGAACAAGCAAGAAGAGAGATAAGAAAGAACAAGGAAAGCAAAGATAGTAGATAGCATAGAAGTAGCAGATGAGAGACAACAGTGACACAGAGAAAGAGGGAATTAAACTCAGTCACTTGGGAGGTCTGTCTaactaagacaaaaaaaaccagacGGTATCACGGGAGGGGGATCCTAACACCTTAATCCATCCAAGCAATCTGGCACAAACACGCTTTGTTGACTTACTTCATCACTGAGTGGGCCGTGTACACCTTTTTGAAATTGTTATTACAATCTGAGTATTCATGAAAACGAAAAGAGTGTTTAGATGATGTTAGCTGTcaaagaaaagtttaacatactGTAAAAAGGTTCTTGTGACTATCCTGTTCTAAAAATGATTTGCAATAAGCTGTTAACTGCTGGGTCTCCAGATGTTCACAGGGGTCaaaatctccttttttttccaggcAGTGGCCATTATAGTCATTGTTGAGcatactaatactaatactgTGCAGAAATTGCAAACCAGTGTAAATGACTGACAGATGTTAAAATCTATATACATATGCCCACATTTGGGGAGAACAAGGAGAAGCtgtacacaacacacacaaaaaatgaccaAAGAGCTTAATCTGAGCATCTGCAATTAGCATAGCTTGgtgaacaaacagaaaatttttaattttgttcttaCATTAGGTGCAGGAGTGGGTTTCAagtgaagaaaatgaaataataatatcCAAGACAGAAGCCTGAAAAGGCACAGCTTTCCAAAGGGTCTGCACAGAAGTGATGATGAGGTGCTGAATATTGTTTCAGTCGTACTTAGTGTGAACACAACTGACTTGGGTGACTACAGTATGTTTGCATCCCTCAAGAGGTAAATCATCCATCAAAACGTAACTGCAAACTTTCCCCTAATATCCTTCTCCTCCTTCTGCTTTGCAAATAAAGCTGTGCTCCATCTTGTTATCTCAGAGCAGATGAGCTCTAAATTGCTCATTCCTCAGTCTGTTCATTAATTAAGGAGTGAGGGACAATGTAATCAGCCTGGGTGGAGGAACAgtgctaaattaaaaaaagagagggaaCTAGTCAGACAGAACAACTTAAAAACTGCTTCCAGTCTGTTGAAATGGTAGAACAATTAGCAATGTGTTTGACATAAAAGTGGAGCAGTGCTTTGTGGACACTGGAACAAACCAATGATCAATCAATATCAGAGCATTATTTACCACTATTGATTATCAGTGTGTCAGCCAGTACCACCCTGCTGCTCACAGAAGCAACTGGCTTCTGTTTATGCAAGACAAATCTTCGAAATCAGTGTGATATTTTGGCTGGCACTAACACACTGCACCATTATAACATGGCGTGAGCGTCGTACACTAACTAAAGCTACGTAATGGTAAAGTGTTGGTGAAAAAAAACTAGGTGGTGGCTTTTAACTTTCATAACAACAGAATGTCTACGAGTTGGCACAAACACGCTTTATTGACTTTCCAGCTGTTTATTGTTATTCATCACTGAGTGGGCCGTGTAcacctttttaaaattgttattaCAATCTGAATATTCATGAAGATGAAAAAGAGCATTTAGATGATGTTAGGTAGCTGTCAATCAATAGTTATTTTGAGCCCAAATGTTCATTCGGGCTCAAAATAACTATTTATGGGCTTTATAATGTTTGATCAGCAAATAATTTCTAAATGAGAAATATACATTTGGCAGTGAGCAACAGATtcaattttttaaatcttttatgaCGATCATTACATCCTGAATCATATCACTATCTGCCTCTGTAAGTATTAGATCATTGTTTTCCAAGACCTCTATAACCTTTTCATGTCTCCATATATGGATTTAAGAGTTGCTTGAATATATTTGGTTGCTAGGAGATTAAACCCTCTACACTAACTTGTTATACACCTCATATAGCTAGTTGATGTAGTACTTTATCACTTCTGTTAGCACTGTGCTATGATGTTTTAGTACACACACCCACTACAACTCAGTCGCCACTCCTTTTCTTCCCAGAATAAGGTGGTCCTCTTGCCTTTTACTTCTACTGACAATAAGAGACAGGTGAAAATGAACAACCGCAAGTATGTTATGGCCCCACTACTGCAGCACAGATCAGGTCAGATTAACTGACTGTGAAGCCATCGATCCCATGCCAACACAAACAGCAGTGACAGTATTATAGATGTGGTAGGGCTGACCCAGGGGAGGAGTATACTGACTTTGGATGGTTGGTTCCGAGAAATGACTGACGTACTGAATGAATCACAGCTGATGTAGAAGCAGTTTAAGACATATTGAGAACTGGTCTTGTACATAgaggagaaacaaaaaaagaagggaGCAGATTTCTTGCGTTCTACTAAAAGGGAGAAAGTCTGctgaggaaaaaagagagaaattccCGTAAGTCCTAATCGTCACAAACAGTACCATTACTGGGAAAGGGAACTAAAGCTAGTTTTTTTTCCATGCCTACAGATGTCCTTCCCTTTGGGAATTTCTAAGCAATAATTCATAAAGAAGAATAAGCACTTTTACTTTATGCTTTAATTTATATGTTCACCCTACATGCTCCCACTACATTAGTAAGCAAACGAGCAATACCTTACCTAAGCCAGAAGAAAGCCAAATGAAGGTACCGCAATGAATTGAAACTCCTGTAAACCACTTTGTGTGCTTTTTAAggtactgtacaaataaagtTATTGGTTTTCATATTCTAACTttaatagtaataattattattattttattattataataatttccccccaaaaaagagactttttatTCTGACTGACGGTTAATGTTAGCTTACCTTCTAACTCAAATAACTTGCTAGCCTTTCAGTGTAGCTGCTTGCTGCCGAATTCTGCCTTGCTTACTGTGTCACATTTAGTGTGTGGAACCTTGCAAGCCAGctgtttattgttattgttttattaacAGGATTGTTATTATGATTAGCACTTTTTTAGCTAGTGGTAGCTAATATTGTTTGCTGTTGATAATGTAAGCAAGCATAAAAGAGGCCTTTAGGCAAGGCAGTAATGGAGGAGACAATAAATGCCACCTTTGAAATTTTGCAGGAAACCCATAACATATCTTTCACAtggaaaatgtttgaaaaatgcAACTTTTATTAGGTCAACTTTTATAAAtgtaaagaaacataaaaaaaaacagttaaagctGAAAACTATATAAATTCAAATAGAAGATTATTAAACAGAATTTCCATCCCTCACCTTTATGTGCAGGTCCAGCCAGGGGTGCTGGAAAGATTGAAGAAATAATGGGTTCCTGTACAAGCACAGCCTGTCCTGAGCCACCTGAAGTGGTGGTGGAGGCAGAGGATGGAGCTGTAGAAAGGGGTCCACAGATATTATCTTTCTCTCTAGTCCCTGGTGAGAGCAGCACCAGCCCCTGAACCTGGCAGTCTGTGTGATTTCTGCACTGTGTTGCACTTGATTCCACATCTGAAAAAGTTCCCTCAGAGCACGGCTTACAGACCACGTCCTTTTTCTCACTGCCCTGCTTTTTCACCCTCTTGCCTGGGGGGCACAAGGAGTGGGGCTTACACACAGCACCACCATCCCCTGACAGGAATGTATTGAGTGGGCATGTGCAGATTCGATCCTGGGTGGCTGTGCAAGGCGTTTTCTCGATAAAGCCAGCTGGGCAAGCACTCCTGCAACGATGGCATTGCTGAACTCCATTCTCTCCCCGTGTGAAGGTGCCTTTGGGACAGGGGCTGCATTCCCTCACAGATGTTGGAGAGCAGTGGATGGAGACATAGGTGCCAGCCGGGCATTTATCACAGACCAGCTGGGTGCCCGTGTCTTGGTCAGTGTGCTGATAGTGCCGTTGAGAAAGAATGGGCTGGTCATCTGTGCTGGATGTGGTCAAAACCCGAGCTGAGATATCGACCACAACTGTACATAAGAGCTGAGGGGAAAAGAGAAGGCAGCTATTAGGCGAAagactaaaaatgtttttaaaaatgttctggTGTAGAAATTTATGCACCAGGACAGATTGTCAACCCCTGAATGATGCTGCATGCATTATACTGCAGTAAAGTGTTTAAAGCAAAAACCTAAACACTATCTGAATTCCTAGGACTGGGATCCACAATGTCAGTTTCACACATTAGGCGGTTTTGTCGGTACTGCCCACTGAAAGATGGAGTATGAAGTAACTTAATTTTACAAGCACCAACCACATTaaggctgtagctcaggtggcggagcaggtcagccactaaccagaaggtcggtggtttgatcccaCGCTGCTCCAGTCTGCGTGCCAA
The genomic region above belongs to Pelmatolapia mariae isolate MD_Pm_ZW linkage group LG15, Pm_UMD_F_2, whole genome shotgun sequence and contains:
- the tnfrsf21 gene encoding tumor necrosis factor receptor superfamily member 21, producing MRTMPAMCVSAVLLCTVVVDISARVLTTSSTDDQPILSQRHYQHTDQDTGTQLVCDKCPAGTYVSIHCSPTSVRECSPCPKGTFTRGENGVQQCHRCRSACPAGFIEKTPCTATQDRICTCPLNTFLSGDGGAVCKPHSLCPPGKRVKKQGSEKKDVVCKPCSEGTFSDVESSATQCRNHTDCQVQGLVLLSPGTREKDNICGPLSTAPSSASTTTSGGSGQAVLVQEPIISSIFPAPLAGPAHKGTHSQSAAIQLKESQGGKSQRAEEHLLSHPGTLTPPNWTPVLTAHEEPMDHELQRGQLNSDPNPGPNKRAMEGLGTEEIVKVETSIRKINGQDSVGGASSSYRPTRRGFPRPSAHNHFDINEHLPWMIVLLLLLVLVVIVVCSVKQSSQVLKKGPMQDPSSIMEKAIQKKPPAPLTQAREKWIYYSNGQGVDILKLVAAQVGTQWIDIYQSLANVTEREVAAFSNGYSSDHERAYAALQHWTIRDSDANLAKLINALHRQRRIDVVEKIRCVMEDNPQFDVNQLMTSGNVSNRHSPIQKPTESPISIASNSSMGQVSGMGLAQSPVDRTKGFFPDESEPLLRCDSTSSKDSALSRNGSFITKEKKDTVLRQVRLDPCDLQPIFDDMLHILNPEELHIIEQIPAAEDKLDRLFEIAGVKSQEASQKLLDSVYSHLPDLL